Proteins encoded by one window of Rhodamnia argentea isolate NSW1041297 chromosome 6, ASM2092103v1, whole genome shotgun sequence:
- the LOC115749430 gene encoding uncharacterized protein LOC115749430, which translates to MGNHTRSAGCKKSNDTMRLIITTFFGVVFGFFIGVSFPTLSLIKFNLPTSLQTAVDVKYSEDPKTGLSTQTILNLSGEKGYNSSSDQAQNGTSKIWVPSNPRGAERLPPGIVTAESDFYLRRLWGKPSEDLAIKPRYLVTFTVGYNQRLNIDAAVKKFSENFTILLFHYDGRTTEWDEYEWSKRAIHVSVRKQTKWWYAKRFLHPDIVAPYDYIFIWDEDLGVEHFNAEEYIKLARKHGLEISQPGLEPNKGLTWQMTKRRGDREVHKETEEKPGWCTSPSLPPCAAFVEIMAPVFSRDAWRCVWHMIQNDLVHGWGLDFALRKCVEPAHQKIGVVDAQWVVHQTIPSLGNQGEAQDGKSPWQGVRERCRREWGMFQRRMDNAEKAYFRSIGMDPSQMKSH; encoded by the exons ATGGGGAATCATACACGCAG TGCTGGGTGTAAAAAATCAAATGACACCATGAGGCTGATAATAACAACATTTTTCGGAGTTGTGTTTGGTTTCTTCATTGGGGTGTCTTTTCCTACATTGTCTCTAATTAAG TTTAATCTTCCAACCAGCCTTCAAACGGCTGTTGATGTCAAGTATTCGGAAGACCCAAAAACAGGGCTCTCGACCCAAACGATTCTAAATTTGTCTGGTGAGAAGGGTTATAATAGCAGCTCAGATCAAGCTCAAAATGGTACATCTAAG ATTTGGGTCCCTTCAAATCCCAGAGGTGCAGAAAGACTGCCACCGGGAATTGTCACTGCAGAGTCAGATTTTTATCTGCGCAGACTGTGGGGTAAGCCAAGTGAG GACTTAGCCATTAAACCGAGGTACCTAGTGACCTTCACTGTTGGTTATAATCAGCGGTTGAATATTGATGCTGCCGTTAAAAAG TTTTCAGAGAACTTTACCATTCTCTTGTTCCACTACGATGGAAGAACAACTGAATGGGATGAATATGAATGGTCCAAGAGGGCCATACACGTGAGCGTTAGGAAGCAGACAAAGTG GTGGTATGCCAAGCGGTTCTTGCATCCTGACATTGTGGCACCTTATGACTACATTTTCATATGGGATGAGGACTTAGGGGTTGAGCATTTTAATGCAGAAGA ATACATAAAATTGGCGAGAAAGCACGGCTTGGAGATCTCGCAGCCAGGTCTGGAGCCTAACAAAGGCTTAACATGGCAGATGACTAAAAGAAGAGGTGATCGAGAAGTTCACAA AGAAACAGAGGAGAAACCTGGCTGGTGTACTAGTCCCAGTCTGCCCCCATGTGCAGC GTTTGTTGAGATAATGGCTCCAGTTTTCTCACGAGATGCTTGGCGCTGCGTGTGGCATATGATTCAG AATGACCTAGTCCACGGATGGGGTCTCGATTTTGCTCTCCGGAAATGTGTAGAG CCAGCACACCAGAAGATAGGAGTAGTAGATGCTCAGTGGGTTGTTCATCAAACAATCCCCTCACTGGGGAACCAG GGAGAAGCACAAGATGGGAAGTCACCATGGCAAGGG GTCAGAGAGAGGTGTAGGAGGGAGTGGGGCATGTTTCAGAGACGGATGGATAATGCGGAAAAGGCCTATTTTCGGTCGATTGGAATGGATCCTTCGCAGATGAAATCTCACTAG